In Actinoplanes derwentensis, the following proteins share a genomic window:
- a CDS encoding DUF4126 domain-containing protein produces MLEVLTGTGLAASAGLNAYIPLLTMGLLARYTDAIDLPAGSAWLSNGWTLMILAVLLAIEMVADKIPVVDHVNDVVQTFIRPTAGGLAFGTGSASETVTVADPGAFFTSNQWVPIVAGVVIALIVHGLKSAARPVVNTTTAGFGAPVASTVEDISSVIMSVLAILLPVLVLIGLVVMVWAAVWVVRRRNRRKQERDAGVETRQLFG; encoded by the coding sequence GTGCTGGAAGTATTGACGGGTACCGGTCTCGCCGCCTCGGCCGGGCTGAACGCCTACATCCCCCTGCTGACCATGGGCCTGCTGGCCCGGTACACCGACGCCATCGATCTGCCGGCCGGTTCAGCCTGGCTGTCGAACGGCTGGACGCTGATGATTCTCGCGGTGCTGCTCGCGATCGAGATGGTGGCCGACAAGATCCCGGTCGTCGATCACGTGAACGACGTGGTGCAGACGTTCATCCGGCCGACGGCGGGTGGCCTGGCGTTCGGGACCGGTTCGGCGTCGGAGACGGTGACGGTGGCCGATCCGGGGGCGTTCTTCACCTCGAACCAGTGGGTGCCGATCGTCGCGGGTGTGGTGATCGCGCTGATCGTGCACGGTCTGAAGTCGGCGGCCCGGCCGGTGGTGAACACGACGACTGCCGGTTTCGGTGCGCCGGTGGCGAGCACGGTGGAGGACATCAGCAGTGTGATCATGTCGGTGCTGGCGATTCTGCTGCCGGTGCTGGTGCTGATCGGCCTGGTGGTGATGGTGTGGGCGGCCGTCTGGGTGGTGCGGCGGCGCAACCGGCGCAAGCAGGAGCGTGACGCGGGTGTCGAAACCCGTCAACTGTTTGGTTGA
- the nucS gene encoding endonuclease NucS, whose protein sequence is MRLVIAKCSVDYVGRLSAHLPPAVRLLMVKADGSVSIHADDRAYKPLNWMSPPCKMQEAPGVWKVVNKAGEELRITLEEVFQDYSYELGIDPGLVKDGVEAHLQELLAKHPETFGEGHTLVRREYMTAIGPVDLLLKDAEGKSVAVEVKRRGEIDGVEQLTRYLELMNRDPLLAPVQGVFAAQEIKPQARVLATDRGIRCVVVDYDKLRGMKKDELTLF, encoded by the coding sequence GTGCGCCTGGTCATCGCGAAATGCTCCGTGGACTATGTCGGCCGTCTTTCCGCCCATCTGCCTCCGGCGGTGCGGCTCCTGATGGTCAAAGCCGACGGGTCGGTGTCCATCCATGCCGACGATCGTGCTTATAAACCGCTCAACTGGATGAGCCCGCCCTGCAAGATGCAGGAAGCACCGGGCGTCTGGAAGGTGGTCAACAAAGCCGGTGAAGAACTGCGGATCACCCTGGAGGAAGTGTTCCAGGACTATTCCTATGAGCTCGGGATCGACCCCGGTCTCGTCAAGGACGGCGTCGAGGCGCACCTGCAGGAACTGCTCGCCAAACACCCGGAGACCTTCGGCGAGGGTCATACCCTGGTGCGCCGGGAATACATGACCGCGATCGGCCCGGTCGACCTGCTGCTGAAGGACGCCGAAGGCAAATCGGTGGCGGTCGAGGTGAAGCGCCGCGGCGAGATCGATGGAGTCGAGCAGCTCACCCGCTACCTCGAACTCATGAACCGCGATCCGCTCCTGGCTCCCGTCCAGGGTGTCTTCGCCGCCCAGGAGATCAAACCGCAGGCGCGCGTCCTGGCTACGGACCGCGGAATCCGCTGCGTCGTCGTCGATTACGACAAACTCCGCGGCATGAAAAAAGACGAACTCACTCTTTTCTGA